A genomic window from Planococcus rifietoensis includes:
- a CDS encoding DNA polymerase IV — MAGRVIFHIDMNSFYASVEQAHDPSLKGKALAIAGNPKERKGIIVTCSYEARAHGIYTTMQVHEAKKKYPGLLLMPPNFDRYREASRQMFEILRTYTDAVEPVSIDEAYIDVTELSADQHPVDIAEQLQQRILKELDLPCSIGIAPNKFLAKTASDMKKPLGITILRKRDIQRILWPREVIEMHGIGESTAKKLNSLKLYSIGDLANAPEGLIKEKMGKNGVRLQARARGEDSREVDPDSIYDRKSVGTSTTLPFDETDLESLKKIFRTLSTKVAGRLHAKNLAGPTVSIQTRSADWKNRTRSVTLNNTVWKEQDIMVQAWQLFETHWNGEPLRLVGVTVSNVVDKGDMTEQLSLFNFEEHAKDEPILDLVSKLESRFGKGSVSRGVAYHQSKHDAQTSLSKDFLSDHERKKR; from the coding sequence ATGGCGGGGCGAGTTATTTTCCACATTGATATGAATAGCTTTTATGCATCCGTCGAGCAGGCGCACGATCCGTCGCTGAAAGGAAAAGCTCTGGCGATTGCGGGAAATCCGAAAGAGCGGAAAGGCATTATCGTCACTTGTTCTTACGAGGCGCGGGCGCATGGCATTTACACGACGATGCAAGTGCACGAGGCGAAGAAGAAATACCCGGGGCTCTTGCTGATGCCGCCGAATTTCGACCGTTACCGGGAAGCGTCGCGGCAAATGTTCGAGATCTTGCGTACCTATACTGATGCCGTCGAGCCGGTGTCGATCGATGAAGCCTATATCGATGTGACGGAACTATCGGCTGACCAGCATCCGGTGGACATTGCGGAACAGCTGCAGCAGCGCATCCTGAAAGAACTTGATTTGCCGTGTTCCATCGGCATTGCACCGAATAAATTCCTGGCCAAAACAGCGTCCGATATGAAAAAGCCGCTGGGCATCACCATCTTGAGGAAGCGCGACATCCAGCGCATCCTCTGGCCAAGAGAAGTCATTGAAATGCACGGCATCGGGGAAAGCACCGCGAAAAAGCTCAATAGCTTGAAGCTGTATTCGATCGGGGATTTGGCGAATGCGCCGGAGGGCTTGATTAAAGAGAAGATGGGGAAAAATGGGGTGCGGCTGCAGGCGCGTGCCAGAGGAGAAGACAGCCGCGAAGTAGATCCCGATTCGATTTATGACCGCAAAAGTGTCGGCACTTCGACGACTTTGCCGTTCGATGAGACCGATCTGGAAAGTTTGAAGAAAATATTCCGGACCCTGAGCACGAAAGTCGCAGGCCGCCTTCATGCGAAGAACTTGGCAGGTCCAACCGTCAGCATCCAAACGCGCAGTGCGGACTGGAAAAATCGTACCCGCAGCGTGACCTTGAACAATACCGTGTGGAAAGAACAAGACATCATGGTGCAGGCGTGGCAATTGTTCGAAACACATTGGAACGGTGAACCGTTAAGGCTTGTCGGAGTCACCGTCTCAAACGTCGTCGATAAAGGCGACATGACCGAGCAATTATCGCTCTTCAATTTCGAGGAACACGCGAAAGATGAGCCGATACTGGATTTGGTGTCCAAGCTCGAAAGCCGTTTCGGGAAAGGTTCCGTTTCCAGAGGGGTGGCCTATCATCAATCGAAACATGACGCACAAACCAGCTTAAGCAAAGATTTTCTGAGTGACCATGAGAGGAAGAAACGCTAA
- the rnz gene encoding ribonuclease Z, whose amino-acid sequence MQVLFLGTGAGMPSKQRNTSALALKLHEERGAVWLFDCGEAVQHQILETTLKPRKIEKIFITHMHGDHIFGLPGLLGSRSFQGGDEPLDLYGPKELKEYVEMTLRLSRTHLTYPIRFHEVKEGIIFEDDTMTVEAGLLAHVIPTYGYRIKQKPLLPKLDMDKAKQLGVPKGPLLAKLKAGETVELADGRQVESGEVTDPAEPGFTVAILGDTQYCAKSEQLAQDADLVVHEATFDGETEKLAKEYGHSTTLDAANVARRAGAQKLIVNHMSARFMTEHEKELLKSMRKVHENSEIAHDFDEFGWNKKERRMVKIIED is encoded by the coding sequence ATGCAAGTATTATTTTTAGGAACCGGGGCGGGCATGCCGTCGAAGCAACGCAATACATCGGCGCTCGCATTGAAATTGCACGAAGAGCGCGGAGCAGTCTGGCTGTTTGACTGCGGGGAAGCGGTCCAGCACCAAATTCTCGAAACGACCCTCAAGCCGCGCAAAATCGAGAAGATTTTCATTACCCATATGCACGGCGACCATATTTTCGGCTTGCCGGGGCTATTGGGATCACGTTCGTTCCAAGGGGGCGATGAGCCGCTCGATCTGTATGGGCCGAAAGAGCTTAAGGAATACGTAGAAATGACCTTGCGCTTAAGCCGGACGCATTTGACTTACCCGATCCGTTTCCATGAAGTGAAAGAAGGTATCATCTTTGAAGATGACACGATGACAGTCGAAGCCGGTCTCTTGGCACACGTCATCCCGACTTACGGTTACCGCATCAAGCAAAAACCGCTGTTGCCAAAGCTCGATATGGACAAAGCCAAACAGCTCGGTGTCCCGAAAGGCCCGTTGCTCGCCAAGTTAAAAGCAGGCGAAACCGTTGAGCTCGCGGATGGCCGCCAAGTGGAATCCGGAGAAGTGACCGACCCGGCAGAACCCGGTTTTACGGTCGCAATTCTCGGTGATACCCAGTACTGTGCAAAGTCGGAACAATTAGCGCAAGATGCCGACTTGGTCGTCCATGAAGCGACGTTCGATGGCGAAACAGAAAAACTCGCCAAGGAATACGGCCATTCGACGACTTTAGATGCGGCCAACGTGGCAAGACGTGCCGGAGCACAAAAGCTCATCGTCAACCACATGAGCGCACGGTTCATGACGGAACACGAAAAAGAGCTGTTGAAAAGCATGCGGAAGGTTCACGAGAATAGCGAAATCGCTCACGACTTTGACGAATTTGGGTGGAATAAAAAAGAACGCCGGATGGTGAAGATAATAGAGGATTGA
- a CDS encoding aromatic acid exporter family protein, protein MKLKPYRIGYRTMKTALGAAIAIYLAQLIGLEYYVSAGILAILCIQPTKKKSVRAAFSRFVASMIAIGFAFVFFELGMYHPITLGILILLFIPVLVSLGFSDGFVSSAVILLHLYDAKDLTGALFLNEVMLMMIGFGTALIVNMYMPSIEKKLDRYREEVERLYSTIFRETTIYLRHGESGWTGKELMESEKLIDKAKALAYQDVENHLLRHENKYYHYFDMREQQLQIIERILPKITALPVIVGQTQLVADFLEDLSEHVHSGNTADQYITKLDRLKANFAEMPLPDTHEKFLAMADLNAIIQEMETYLEIKQSYKGFHNKKGLNPSPA, encoded by the coding sequence ATGAAACTGAAACCATATCGCATCGGCTACCGGACTATGAAGACAGCGCTCGGGGCCGCCATCGCCATTTATTTGGCCCAGTTGATCGGACTCGAATATTATGTATCAGCCGGCATCTTGGCGATCCTGTGCATCCAGCCGACGAAAAAGAAGTCGGTCCGTGCCGCGTTCTCGCGCTTTGTCGCCAGCATGATCGCCATCGGATTCGCCTTTGTCTTTTTTGAACTGGGCATGTATCATCCCATTACGCTGGGCATCTTAATCTTGCTGTTCATTCCGGTGCTCGTCAGCCTGGGGTTTTCGGATGGATTCGTCTCCAGTGCGGTCATTTTGCTTCATTTATACGACGCCAAAGATTTGACCGGCGCATTATTCCTGAACGAAGTGATGTTGATGATGATCGGTTTCGGTACGGCGTTGATTGTCAATATGTATATGCCGAGCATCGAGAAAAAGCTTGACCGCTACCGTGAAGAAGTCGAACGGCTTTATTCGACGATTTTCCGTGAAACGACCATATACTTGCGCCACGGGGAATCGGGGTGGACCGGCAAGGAATTGATGGAATCGGAAAAGCTGATCGATAAAGCCAAAGCGCTCGCTTATCAGGATGTTGAGAATCACTTACTGCGACACGAAAACAAGTATTATCATTATTTCGATATGCGCGAGCAACAGCTTCAAATCATCGAACGCATCTTGCCGAAAATCACGGCACTCCCGGTGATCGTCGGACAGACTCAGCTTGTTGCTGACTTTTTGGAAGACTTGTCAGAACATGTGCATTCCGGCAATACCGCCGACCAGTACATCACCAAATTGGACCGGCTGAAAGCGAATTTCGCCGAAATGCCGCTTCCGGACACACACGAAAAATTCCTCGCGATGGCGGATTTGAATGCCATCATCCAGGAAATGGAAACTTATCTTGAGATTAAACAGAGTTATAAAGGCTTCCACAATAAAAAAGGGCTAAACCCAAGCCCCGCCTAA
- a CDS encoding NAD(P)H-binding protein produces MNALVIGATGATGKDLVEQLMKDDSFEKVDVFVRRPLDNQHDKLTDHVIDFDQPDTWRDLVKGDVLFSCLGTTIKAAGSKEAQWKVDYGYQYEFAKAARENGVERYVLVSAEFASPKARSFYSKMKGQLEEAVKELGFPKLTIIKPPILMRKGSDRTFEVLGLKAIQFMNKAGLFRSQQPLPTEDLAMAMINSAKRTQDENEPLIGTAIRKRASLKFN; encoded by the coding sequence ATGAACGCATTAGTGATTGGTGCAACAGGAGCGACAGGAAAAGATCTTGTAGAGCAATTGATGAAAGATGATTCATTTGAAAAAGTCGATGTATTCGTAAGGCGTCCACTGGATAATCAGCATGATAAATTAACAGACCATGTCATCGATTTTGACCAGCCGGATACATGGCGCGACTTGGTCAAAGGGGATGTGTTGTTTTCCTGCTTGGGCACGACAATTAAAGCCGCAGGAAGCAAAGAGGCACAATGGAAAGTTGATTATGGCTATCAATATGAATTTGCGAAAGCCGCAAGAGAAAATGGAGTCGAGCGGTATGTATTGGTATCTGCTGAGTTTGCATCGCCAAAAGCCCGCAGCTTTTATTCGAAAATGAAGGGGCAGTTGGAGGAAGCGGTTAAAGAGTTAGGCTTTCCAAAGTTAACCATCATCAAGCCGCCGATCTTGATGAGGAAGGGAAGCGACCGCACCTTCGAAGTGCTGGGCTTAAAAGCCATTCAATTCATGAATAAAGCAGGATTGTTTCGTTCCCAACAGCCGCTTCCCACTGAAGATTTGGCTATGGCGATGATCAACTCGGCGAAACGAACACAAGATGAAAATGAGCCATTGATAGGGACAGCCATTCGCAAACGCGCGTCTTTAAAATTTAATTGA
- the prli42 gene encoding stressosome-associated protein Prli42 yields MRNQAFRKVIVYAMVGLMLLSSLMMGLSFVI; encoded by the coding sequence ATGAGAAACCAAGCTTTCCGTAAAGTCATTGTCTATGCAATGGTCGGATTGATGCTGCTGTCGAGCCTGATGATGGGCTTAAGCTTCGTCATTTAA
- the mce gene encoding methylmalonyl-CoA epimerase yields the protein MKKVDHIGIAVKNLEQVLPYYTETLGCPLMKIEEVEGQKVKVAFIDAGNIKLELLEPMSEDSPIHKFIEKKGEGIHHIAFGVDGIEQRMAELRENGVNLLSDEPKPGAGGAMVAFLHPKSSNGVLYELCEKK from the coding sequence ATGAAGAAAGTCGATCATATCGGAATCGCTGTAAAAAATTTGGAGCAGGTCCTGCCTTATTACACAGAGACACTCGGATGTCCGTTGATGAAAATCGAAGAAGTGGAAGGGCAGAAAGTGAAAGTGGCCTTTATCGACGCGGGCAACATCAAGCTGGAGCTGCTTGAGCCGATGAGCGAAGACAGCCCGATCCACAAATTCATCGAGAAGAAAGGCGAAGGCATCCATCACATCGCATTCGGTGTCGACGGCATCGAACAACGCATGGCGGAACTTCGTGAAAACGGTGTCAATTTATTGAGTGACGAACCGAAACCGGGAGCGGGCGGCGCAATGGTCGCTTTTTTACACCCGAAATCGTCAAACGGCGTCTTGTACGAACTTTGCGAAAAGAAGTGA
- a CDS encoding M20/M25/M40 family metallo-hydrolase yields the protein MKTDRLLEEFLELVQIDSETKEETAIAKVLTEKLEALGFSVVEDDSKQRTGHGAGNLVATLEGTKKDAPPIYFTVHMDTVVPGKGIKPEVRDGYVYSDGTTILGADDKAGVAALLELARHLSEENVEHGDIQFLITAGEESGLVGAKEFDASLLKAKFGYAVDSDGQVGGIVTSAPNQAKLWTTIYGKTAHAGVAPEKGVSAITIASKAIARMKLGRIDEETTANIGRFEGGKATNIVCDEVHILSEARSISEDKLADQTAHMESVFEEVAKEMGGRAETDVQLMYPGFRFDEMDPVVDIAKAAAERIGRPSPVLTSGGGSDANIINGHGIPTVNLCVGYEEIHTTNERMPVLELEKLTELLVEIVKEAATR from the coding sequence ATGAAAACCGATCGCTTATTGGAAGAATTTTTGGAGCTTGTGCAAATCGACTCCGAAACAAAAGAAGAAACCGCCATTGCGAAAGTATTGACGGAAAAACTGGAAGCTCTCGGCTTTAGCGTAGTCGAAGATGATTCAAAACAACGCACAGGCCATGGTGCAGGAAACTTGGTGGCGACACTTGAAGGCACGAAAAAAGACGCACCGCCGATTTATTTCACCGTACATATGGATACAGTCGTTCCGGGTAAAGGCATCAAGCCAGAAGTTCGCGACGGCTATGTGTATTCAGACGGCACGACGATCCTGGGTGCTGATGACAAAGCCGGCGTCGCAGCGTTATTGGAACTCGCACGCCATTTGTCAGAAGAAAACGTTGAGCACGGGGACATCCAATTCCTGATCACAGCTGGCGAAGAGAGCGGCTTGGTCGGGGCGAAAGAATTTGATGCATCCCTATTGAAGGCGAAATTCGGCTATGCTGTCGATAGCGACGGCCAAGTTGGCGGCATTGTGACGTCTGCGCCGAACCAAGCAAAATTGTGGACCACGATTTACGGCAAGACGGCGCATGCCGGCGTTGCGCCGGAAAAAGGCGTATCTGCGATTACCATCGCGTCAAAAGCGATCGCGCGCATGAAACTCGGTCGCATCGATGAAGAGACGACTGCAAACATCGGCCGTTTCGAAGGCGGCAAAGCGACCAATATCGTCTGCGACGAAGTCCATATTTTGTCTGAAGCACGCTCGATTAGCGAAGACAAATTGGCAGATCAAACGGCTCACATGGAATCCGTTTTCGAAGAAGTTGCCAAAGAAATGGGCGGACGTGCGGAAACAGACGTCCAGCTCATGTACCCAGGATTCCGTTTTGATGAAATGGACCCTGTCGTAGATATCGCAAAAGCTGCAGCTGAGCGCATCGGGCGCCCATCGCCTGTCCTTACAAGCGGAGGCGGAAGCGATGCCAATATCATCAATGGCCACGGCATCCCGACGGTCAACCTATGTGTCGGCTATGAAGAAATCCACACAACGAACGAACGCATGCCGGTCCTAGAGCTTGAGAAACTGACCGAGCTCTTGGTCGAAATCGTCAAAGAAGCAGCCACACGTTAA
- a CDS encoding acyl-CoA carboxylase subunit beta, producing the protein MDIYERINELYDRKREIELGGGEARIDKQHEKGKLTARERIDLLLDEGSFVELSPFVEHRTTDFGMGKGPGEGVVTGYGKVNGRPIYLFSQDFTVFGGALGEMHAKKIANVMDMAAKNGAPFIGLNDSGGARIQEGVLSLDGYGHIFYRNSIYSGVIPQISVIMGPSAGGAVYSPAITDFVFMVDKTSQMFITGPKVIETVTGEKISSEDLGGSRVHTAISGNAHFRSGSEQEVLEMVRQLVSYLPQNNQEMPPRLEVDNEDDYRPDLADIVPYEAIRPYDVRKVVEQVVDKDSFMEVQPEFARNIVIGLARIKGETVGLVCNQPKVMAGGLDIDSSDKAARFIRFCDSFNIPLITFEDVTGFFPGIKQEHGGIIRHGAKILYAYSEATVPKMTVILRKAYGGAYVALNSKSIGADLVFSWPNAEIAVMGPNGAANIIFAREIDASDDPEATRAAKIEEYREKFANPYVAAARGMVDDVIDPRETRIKLIQALEMMRNKKDERPKKKHGNMPL; encoded by the coding sequence ATGGACATTTATGAACGCATCAATGAGTTGTATGACAGAAAAAGAGAAATTGAATTAGGGGGCGGCGAAGCCCGCATTGATAAGCAGCACGAAAAAGGCAAACTGACCGCCCGCGAGCGCATCGACTTGTTGCTCGATGAAGGCAGCTTTGTCGAATTAAGCCCATTCGTCGAACACCGCACAACCGATTTCGGTATGGGCAAAGGCCCAGGAGAAGGCGTCGTCACCGGCTATGGCAAAGTGAATGGCCGCCCGATTTACCTGTTTTCTCAAGATTTCACCGTTTTTGGCGGTGCGTTGGGTGAAATGCACGCGAAAAAGATCGCCAACGTCATGGACATGGCAGCGAAAAACGGCGCTCCATTTATCGGCTTGAACGATTCCGGCGGTGCGCGCATCCAGGAAGGCGTATTATCGCTTGATGGCTACGGCCATATTTTCTACCGCAATTCGATTTATTCAGGAGTCATCCCGCAAATATCCGTCATTATGGGACCATCTGCAGGCGGAGCGGTCTATTCGCCAGCTATTACCGATTTTGTCTTCATGGTCGACAAAACGAGCCAGATGTTCATCACGGGCCCGAAAGTTATAGAGACGGTTACGGGAGAAAAAATTTCCTCGGAGGATCTCGGAGGATCACGTGTACATACTGCGATTAGCGGAAATGCGCATTTCCGTTCAGGTTCAGAACAGGAAGTTCTCGAAATGGTACGCCAATTGGTCAGCTATTTGCCGCAGAACAACCAGGAAATGCCCCCGCGCCTTGAAGTCGACAACGAAGACGATTACCGGCCGGATCTGGCTGATATCGTCCCTTACGAAGCGATTCGCCCCTACGACGTCCGAAAAGTCGTTGAACAAGTCGTTGATAAGGACAGCTTCATGGAAGTGCAGCCGGAATTCGCACGCAATATCGTGATCGGCCTTGCCCGCATCAAAGGCGAAACGGTCGGGCTTGTATGCAACCAGCCGAAAGTGATGGCAGGCGGGCTTGATATCGATTCTTCCGATAAAGCGGCGCGTTTCATCCGCTTCTGCGATAGCTTCAATATCCCGCTTATTACTTTCGAAGATGTCACTGGGTTCTTCCCGGGCATTAAACAAGAACACGGCGGCATCATCCGCCACGGGGCGAAAATCCTTTATGCTTATTCGGAAGCAACTGTCCCGAAAATGACCGTCATTTTGCGCAAAGCATATGGCGGTGCTTATGTGGCACTCAACTCGAAATCAATCGGCGCGGATTTGGTGTTCTCTTGGCCGAATGCCGAAATCGCGGTCATGGGCCCGAACGGCGCAGCGAATATCATCTTCGCCCGTGAAATCGACGCAAGCGACGATCCCGAAGCGACACGTGCAGCGAAAATCGAAGAATACCGCGAGAAATTCGCGAATCCTTACGTCGCCGCAGCACGCGGCATGGTCGATGACGTCATCGACCCGCGTGAAACACGCATCAAACTCATACAGGCTCTCGAGATGATGCGCAACAAGAAAGACGAACGGCCGAAGAAAAAACACGGCAATATGCCGCTATAA
- a CDS encoding tetratricopeptide repeat protein: MELRPRFSLHASENQKHSAMREFTDREEPTKAFMDAVDEKIQERYKVLTYYGVGGIGKSRLLRELDRKLELRDPFIVKTILDFKEEKHRTPSEAMIWLREELKKQHHIKFTSFDLAYIIYWKKLNPQVSMKAKDEALPFLEEGSFIGEVIHQLENVPVAQWFPKTLKFISGIAKYKEILQWWMGNGKAILEQLQDLLPHEIEERLPAYWAADLRAHLASKQAGAVIFIDTYEALWEKSRQQGSFYDKDAWVQELVLQLPEVLWVICGREKIQWAKTNPAWDDELYLEQHLIGALSPMDSDKFLQSCGIHSEEIRKVIIEASHGLPYYLDLMVDTYNLLEETHEPQLHEFSRTPQKILDRFLVYLELPEKETLKVLSFTRHWTIELFRHLVTEFHTGFPHTAYTELFRFSFITKENEQQWQMHVMMRTSLQEQVHEQDADLCQQVHAVLFAYYDEKLTKTSGHYKQLYFEEAFYHGKLALTTDDFLSWFLAIGKQLKNSGHFQWLSAHYGKLQMALTTDADEKLQGAIHQLFGETYLLQGNYEQGVSQYEAALDKYKKVQANPDNAKSLARCSIDLAEINIQLSQYDAAYSLLNEGQNYAADFHGNKDEAYYTVVMMQSVRLGKLNVRFARYEEAMENYRHAIQASEQAADKLGGVSSIDALTALAYEKLGELTQLFGDSSAVDCYLKAIEYYERALRSEDIQDSIRITANMGLAHKRLAEQYSAVDEPAKKIQSFVRALAIYDAVLEQSPYFVDALEKKGHAAVDYMNLQIELNLYPEAHLSFHIAVEAFEKAIELSPKQGGSRNRLASAYRERGKLYMKQGHVEEAIASLSESLMLSAEVIEKTPDYIYSHNSIGKTHEQLADVYAVSVQVDLAEEHYNKALANYKQMLERAPGLKEAAERTQILEKKLK, from the coding sequence ATGGAACTGCGCCCGAGATTTTCATTACATGCATCAGAAAACCAAAAACATTCTGCGATGCGGGAATTTACCGACCGCGAGGAACCGACTAAAGCATTTATGGATGCGGTGGATGAGAAGATACAAGAACGTTATAAAGTGCTGACGTATTACGGAGTCGGCGGCATCGGCAAGTCCAGGCTGCTTCGGGAATTGGACCGGAAGCTCGAATTGCGAGATCCGTTTATCGTCAAAACCATCTTGGATTTTAAGGAAGAAAAGCACCGCACGCCAAGCGAAGCCATGATCTGGCTACGAGAAGAGCTGAAAAAACAGCATCACATCAAATTCACTAGTTTTGACCTTGCGTATATCATCTACTGGAAAAAACTCAATCCGCAAGTCAGCATGAAGGCAAAAGACGAGGCGCTTCCATTCTTGGAAGAAGGCAGTTTTATCGGCGAAGTCATTCATCAATTGGAGAATGTCCCGGTTGCACAATGGTTCCCGAAAACCTTAAAGTTCATCAGCGGCATTGCGAAATATAAAGAAATTCTGCAATGGTGGATGGGCAACGGAAAAGCAATTCTCGAACAGCTGCAGGATTTATTGCCGCATGAAATAGAAGAGCGGCTGCCGGCTTATTGGGCAGCCGATTTGAGGGCGCATCTTGCTAGCAAGCAAGCGGGCGCGGTCATTTTTATTGATACATATGAAGCCCTATGGGAGAAATCGAGGCAGCAAGGGTCATTTTACGATAAAGACGCGTGGGTGCAGGAATTGGTGCTGCAATTGCCTGAAGTGCTATGGGTCATCTGTGGACGCGAAAAGATACAATGGGCCAAAACAAATCCGGCCTGGGACGATGAACTGTATTTGGAACAGCATTTGATCGGTGCCTTGTCGCCAATGGATTCCGACAAGTTCCTGCAATCTTGCGGCATCCATTCCGAAGAAATCCGTAAGGTAATCATTGAAGCGAGCCACGGCCTTCCATATTACCTTGATCTCATGGTCGATACGTATAATCTATTGGAGGAAACACATGAACCGCAACTGCATGAATTTTCGAGAACACCACAGAAAATCTTGGATCGTTTTCTCGTTTATTTAGAGCTGCCTGAAAAAGAGACCTTGAAAGTGTTGTCGTTTACGAGACATTGGACGATTGAGCTGTTCCGCCATTTGGTGACCGAATTCCATACCGGCTTCCCGCATACCGCGTACACCGAGTTGTTCCGCTTTTCCTTCATTACAAAAGAAAACGAACAGCAATGGCAAATGCACGTGATGATGCGCACCAGTCTGCAAGAACAAGTTCACGAGCAAGATGCCGATCTATGCCAACAAGTGCATGCCGTGCTCTTTGCCTATTATGATGAGAAACTAACTAAAACAAGTGGCCACTACAAACAACTGTATTTTGAAGAGGCGTTTTACCATGGCAAACTCGCACTTACGACAGATGATTTTTTGTCCTGGTTCCTCGCAATAGGGAAGCAATTAAAAAATAGCGGCCATTTCCAGTGGCTGTCTGCCCATTACGGGAAATTGCAAATGGCTTTAACAACAGATGCCGATGAAAAATTGCAGGGAGCCATTCATCAGCTATTCGGTGAAACGTATTTGCTCCAAGGCAATTACGAGCAAGGGGTCTCCCAATACGAGGCCGCCCTCGACAAATATAAAAAGGTGCAAGCGAACCCGGACAACGCCAAATCGCTCGCCCGTTGCTCTATCGACTTAGCTGAAATCAACATACAGCTGAGCCAATACGATGCAGCTTATAGCCTGTTAAACGAAGGGCAGAACTATGCAGCGGATTTTCACGGCAATAAAGACGAAGCATATTATACAGTAGTAATGATGCAATCGGTGCGGCTCGGAAAATTGAATGTCCGTTTCGCTCGTTATGAGGAAGCAATGGAAAACTACCGGCACGCTATTCAAGCGAGCGAACAGGCGGCAGATAAACTCGGCGGCGTTTCCAGTATCGATGCGTTGACGGCGCTGGCATATGAAAAACTAGGTGAGCTCACTCAACTTTTTGGTGATTCCAGTGCTGTAGACTGCTACCTGAAAGCGATTGAATATTACGAGCGGGCACTCCGTTCAGAAGACATTCAAGACAGTATCCGCATCACAGCTAATATGGGACTCGCCCATAAACGCCTTGCCGAGCAGTATTCAGCAGTAGACGAACCAGCAAAAAAAATTCAAAGTTTTGTTCGTGCACTGGCTATTTATGATGCAGTACTTGAACAATCACCTTATTTTGTCGATGCGTTGGAGAAAAAAGGCCATGCAGCAGTCGATTATATGAATCTTCAAATCGAATTGAACTTATACCCCGAAGCCCACTTATCATTCCATATAGCCGTCGAAGCATTCGAAAAAGCCATCGAGCTGTCGCCAAAACAAGGCGGTTCGCGCAATCGACTTGCTTCGGCCTATCGCGAAAGGGGCAAGCTCTATATGAAGCAAGGCCATGTGGAAGAAGCGATCGCAAGCCTTAGTGAATCATTAATGCTAAGTGCTGAAGTGATTGAAAAAACACCGGACTATATTTATTCGCATAACAGCATCGGCAAGACCCACGAACAATTAGCGGATGTCTATGCCGTTTCAGTCCAAGTGGATCTTGCAGAAGAGCATTACAATAAGGCGCTGGCCAATTACAAACAAATGCTTGAACGCGCACCAGGATTAAAAGAGGCGGCTGAGCGAACGCAGATACTGGAGAAAAAACTAAAATGA
- a CDS encoding DNA alkylation repair protein: protein MDFHTIMQELEGLGKERTKKMYLSSGAKEPVFGVATGAMKPIAKQIKIDQPLAEQLYATGNYDAMYFAGIIAEPKTMTEADFDRWMDGAYFYMLSDYVVAVTLSESDIAQQVADKWIASGDELRMSAGWSCYCWLLGNRKDSEFSEGKISAMLDTVKETIHHSPERTKASMNNFLYTVGISYKPLSDKAAETAKAVGKVELKRENKKPTQLYAYDSIQQGLEKGRLGFKRKFVRC, encoded by the coding sequence ATGGATTTCCATACAATCATGCAAGAACTCGAAGGCTTAGGGAAAGAACGGACGAAGAAAATGTACCTGTCGAGCGGAGCCAAAGAGCCGGTGTTTGGCGTAGCCACAGGCGCGATGAAGCCGATCGCCAAGCAAATCAAAATCGACCAGCCTTTAGCAGAACAATTGTATGCGACGGGCAATTACGACGCCATGTATTTTGCGGGCATTATCGCCGAACCGAAAACGATGACAGAAGCTGATTTCGACCGCTGGATGGACGGAGCTTATTTCTATATGCTTTCTGATTATGTAGTGGCGGTTACCTTGTCGGAATCCGATATCGCGCAGCAAGTGGCCGATAAATGGATCGCGAGCGGTGATGAACTGCGCATGTCTGCCGGCTGGAGTTGTTATTGTTGGCTGCTCGGCAACCGCAAGGACAGTGAATTCTCGGAAGGCAAAATTTCCGCCATGCTCGATACGGTGAAAGAAACGATCCACCATTCCCCCGAACGGACGAAAGCCTCGATGAATAATTTCCTCTACACCGTTGGCATTTCCTATAAGCCATTGAGCGACAAAGCGGCGGAAACCGCCAAAGCTGTCGGCAAAGTCGAGCTCAAACGGGAAAACAAGAAACCGACGCAGCTCTATGCCTATGACAGCATTCAACAAGGCTTGGAAAAGGGACGTCTTGGATTTAAGCGCAAGTTTGTTAGGTGTTGA